One segment of Podospora pseudopauciseta strain CBS 411.78 chromosome 5 map unlocalized CBS411.78m_5.2, whole genome shotgun sequence DNA contains the following:
- a CDS encoding uncharacterized protein (COG:C; EggNog:ENOG503NWM9) — protein MSGTSFLRKMSLHKFRKSLSSPKLDSLNLTEAEKDPVRPDEPLTPPPETQTVLLLHAARQPYELTDDYPVPQLQDEHEVLVRTQAIGLNPIDWKAPDFNFAIPTLPYISGRELAGTVIQAPSSSSTRLQEKDRVLVISTDYRDLRKAAYQEYVVGLDYNTVRLPLSLSIEEGSTLGVAFVAAALALGVCAGLDFSHVLDGPDLHSLVRDLPADRIAEDIRAECLDGIRSHERAQKGDWLAVWGGSSTSANLTIQLAKLAGLKTVAVVDKAKHGLWLANHKAIRTDLLVDSHDPERAVAIIKGNLKGKLRFGIDTRGRESATSLLQALSPDNLGGGEQPLLKEGEAPPSPPSTPHDSTLLSAHLIGLTGLPKQTAPEGTLFHTVPIKLFHEVPAVGEALVSWLERLLKEGLVQPPEIIDVESGLGSINKALDRMRKGEISGGKLVVRV, from the exons ATGAGTGGAACGTCCTTCCTCCGAAAAATGTCTCTTCACAAGTTCAGAAAGTCGCTATCAAGCCCCAAGCTTGACAGTCTCAACCTCACAGAGGCAGAAAAAGACCCAGTCCGGCCAGATGAACCcctcacccctccaccaGAAACCCAGACGGTCCTGCTGTTGCATGCTGCACGGCAACCCTACGAGTTGACAGACGACTACCCAGTCCCACAACTCCAAGACGAGCACGAAGTCTTGGTCCGCACCCAGGCCATTGGTCTCAACCCCATCGATTGGAAGGCTCC TGACTTCAACTTCgccatccccaccctcccctacATCTCCGGCCGCGAGCTCGCCGGCACAGTAATACaagccccctcctcctcctccacccgccTTCAGGAAAAGGATCgcgtcctcgtcatctccaCCGACTACCGCGACCTCCGCAAGGCAGCCTACCAAGAATATGTCGTCGGACTCGACTACAACACCGTCCGCCTCCCCCTATCCCTCTCCATCGAAGAAGGTTCCACCCTCGGCGTCGCCTTTGTCGCTGCAGCCCTCGCCCTGGGTGTCTGCGCCGGTCTTGACTTCTCTCACGTTCTCGACGGACCAGACCTCCACTCCCTCGTCCGCGACCTCCCCGCCGACAGGATAGCAGAGGACATCCGCGCCGAGTGCCTAGATGGCATCCGCTCCCATGAGCGCGCCCAAAAGGGGGACTGGCTCGCCGTCTGGGGCGGATCGTCCACCtccgccaacctcaccatccaACTGGCCAAGCTGGCAGGGTTGAAGACCGTTGCCGTGGTGGACAAGGCCAAGCACGGTCTCTGGCTGGCGAACCACAAGGCTATCAGGACCGACTTGCTGGTCGACAGCCACGACCCGGAAAGAGCGGTAGCGATCATCAAGGGGAATCTGAAGGGCAAGTTGAGGTTCGGGATCGATACCCGCGGAAGGGAATCGGCGACGAGTCTGCTGCAGGCTTTATCGCCGGATAatctgggtggtggtgagcagcCACTCTTAAAAGAGGGTGAGGCGCCTCCGAGCCCGCCGTCGACGCCGCATGACTCGACGTTGTTGAGTGCGCATTTGATTGGGTTGACGGGCTTGCCTAAGCAGACGGCGCCGGAGGGGACGCTTTTCCATACTGTGCCCATCAAGTTGTTCCATGAGGTGCCGGCGGTGGGTGAGGCGTTGGTTAGttggttggagaggttgctGAAGGAAGGGTTGGTGCAGCCGCCAGAGATTATTGACGTGGAGTCTGGGTTAGGCAGCATCAACAAGGCGCTGGATCGGATGAGGAAGGGTGAAATCAGTGGTGGCAAGCTGGTTGTGCGGGTGTAA
- a CDS encoding uncharacterized protein (EggNog:ENOG503NWXD; COG:G) yields MSTPGPPAAGKPINTPEDSEDQNVDPKKITYPEGGLKAWSVAFGSWCAMTCGMGLVNSVGMFQALVATTVLPTYSNQAIGWIFGIFVFVSYFCGVQIGPVFDRHGPQGLMALGTVCLLVGIFTTAQCTEYYQFILAFSILTGTGCSLLFTPAIGAISHWFDKRRGTASGFAFVGSALGGVMWPLMMQSLVPKVGWAWAMRIVGFVLLVLCVASVLLCRSRLEIRQAKASSTWRDMLPNPRMFLDGTGAMAFTTAGVFFIEWAYFVPVSYIPSYYLARQGLAEDADAGGDAAFAYQLLAIINGASCIGRYLPGYIADKAGRYNTMVVSIAICLVSVACFWLPDALGQDGGGGAGLITGFAVLFGLVSGSNITLVPICLGQLCETHDYGRYYATSYTFASLACLTGIPIAGGLVDMGGETDRRAYWRPLVFAIASYVGAFGCFFWVRVRVKGWDWRVKW; encoded by the coding sequence ATGAGCACGCCAGGGCCTCCTGCGGCTGGGAAACCCATCAACACACCAGAAGACTCGGAAGATCAAAATGTCGACCCCAAGAAAATCACCTACCCCGAAGGCGGCCTCAAAGCCTGGAGCGTGGCCTTTGGTTCATGGTGTGCCATGACTTGTGGCATGGGACTCGTCAACTCAGTCGGCATGTTCCAGGCCCTCGTCGCAACGACTGTACTGCCGACTTACTCCAACCAAGCCATCGGGTGGATCTTTGGCATCTTTGTTTTTGTCTCCTATTTCTGCGGCGTGCAGATCGGCCCCGTCTTCGACCGACACGGTCCCCAGGGACTGATGGCTCTTGGGACTGTCTGTCTGCTTGTCGGCATTTTTACCACCGCTCAGTGCACCGAGTATTACCAGTTCATCCTtgccttctccatcctcaccgGCACTGGGTGTTCCCTTCTCTTCACACCTGCTATCGGGGCCATTTCACATTGGTTTGACAAGCGGCGAGGGACAGCCAGTGGGTTTGCCTTTGTGGGGAGCGCACTGGGGGGTGTCATGTGGCCCTTGATGATGCAGTCACTGGTGCCCAAGGTCGGATGGGCATGGGCCATGAGAATTGTCGGTTTCGTGCTGCTCGTACTTTGCGTTGCCAGTGTGCTCCTTTGTCGAAGTCGTCTTGAGATCAGACAGGCCAAGGCATCCTCTACGTGGCGAGATATGCTGCCCAACCCACGCATGTTTCTTGATGGTACAGGAGCGATGGCATTTACGACTGCTGGGGTTTTCTTCATCGAGTGGGCGTACTTTGTCCCGGTGTCATACATACCAAGCTATTATCTCGCTCGTCAGGGGCTGGCCGAGGATGCTGACGCTGGAGGCGATGCAGCGTTCGCGTACCAGCTTCTTGCCATCATCAATGGGGCGTCTTGTATTGGGCGATATCTGCCTGGGTACATCGCCGACAAAGCAGGTCGCTACAACACGATGGTTGTGTCCATTGCTATCTGCCTCGTGTCTGTCGCCTGCTTCTGGCTCCCCGATGCGCTCGGCcaagatggaggtggtggtgctggactGATAACGGGGTTTGCAGTCTTGTTTGGTCTTGTCAGTGGCTCCAACATCACGTTGGTGCCCATTTGTTTGGGCCAGTTGTGCGAGACGCATGATTATGGTCGGTATTACGCCACTTCCTACACCTTTGCCAGCCTGGCATGTTTGACAGGAATACCTATCGCCGGCGGCCTGGTAGACATGGGAGGAGAGACGGATAGAAGGGCTTATTGGAGACCACTTGTGTTTGCTATTGCCAGTTATGTAGGCGCATTTGGGTGTTTCTTTTGGGTCCGAGTTCGAGTAAAAGGGTGGGATTGGAGAGTGAAGTGGTGA
- a CDS encoding uncharacterized protein (EggNog:ENOG501MZKR) — protein MAATTLPAFNTLVAESISQHSQIPPEQIIVLDNSDKYCPDGIKTDQSQDEEGESLAAIFGTMASLNKGALLDKNLCTGNGGHSFRSALLSATDELANLAQGRKVRYVELGPEPFKSSVIITHLISSGVQLSQYVGIDINPESELTMRAALEPIIGPDRFAYLVADFYKTSADDLPPLPGSDKEGETITVMTNLGFQEGNDLPSRLGPMLSRLTRPGDLLLSEMQVLPSSAPSSDASDSESDSDVSTTSITDSKLVEEFYHHPEMLKFSSLVGKKFDRNFDLSPQSSPSSSSEDVGGGGASSNDYEYIFRLVPLQLSNVGEVAVATTLVSLPIPGGKGKNYVLTNSCIKYTREQFARARETQGKFGVKGWRETGDGSVVFQIAERRH, from the coding sequence ATGGCAGCTACCACTCTTCCTGCATTCAACACGCTCGTTGCTGAGTCTATCTCGCAACACAGCCAGATTCCACCTGAGCAAatcatcgtcctcgacaaCTCAGACAAATACTGCCCGGACGGTATCAAGACCGACCAATCTCAAGACGAAGAAGGCGAAAGCCTAGCCGCCATTTTCGGCACCATGGCCAGTCTCAACAAGGGTGCTCTCCTGGACAAGAACCTCTGCACTGGCAACGGCGGCCACTCCTTCCGCTCCGCTCTCCTGAGCGCAACAGACGAgctcgccaacctcgcccaaGGCCGCAAAGTCCGTTATGTCGAGCTCGGCCCAGAGCCATTCAAATCAagcgtcatcatcacccacctcATCAGCTCGGGCGTTCAACTCTCCCAGTACGTTGGCATCGACATCAACCCCGAGTCCGAACTCACCATGCGTGCTGCCCTCGAGCCCATCATCGGCCCCGATCGGTTTGCCTACCTCGTGGCCGACTTTTACAAGACCTCGGCCGACGacctcccacctctccccgGCTCTGACAAGGAAGGCGAGACCATCACAGTCATGACCAACCTCGGCTTCCAAGAAGGCAACGACCTACCCTCCCGTCTCGGGCCCATGCTCTCCCGCCTGACGCGTCCAGGCGACCTCTTGCTGTCAGAAATGCAAGTCTTGCCATCCTCCGCCCCATCATCAGACGCCTCCGACAGCGAAAGCGACAGCGAcgtcagcaccaccagcataACCGACTCCAAGCTAGTCGAGGAATTCTACCACCATCCCGAGATGCTTAAGTTTTCCTCCCTTGTCGGCAAGAAATTTGATCGGAACTTTGATCTCTCCCCCCAATCAAgtcccagctccagctcggaggatgttggtggtggtggggcaAGCAGCAATGATTACGAGTACATTTTCCGGCTCGTCCCGCTTCAACTCTCAAatgtgggagaggtggctgTTGCGACAACGTTGGTGTCGCTGCCGATTccgggggggaaggggaagaattATGTTCTGACGAATAGCTGCATCAAGTACACGAGGGAGCAGTTTGCCAGGGCGAGGGAGACGCAGGGGAAGTTTGGAGTcaaggggtggagggagacgGGAGACGGGTCGGTTGTTTTTCAGATCGCGGAGAGACGTCACTGA
- a CDS encoding uncharacterized protein (EggNog:ENOG503NWAI; COG:E), with protein sequence MAATTPAVQTRQKKPLIVNAFVEMCSGHQSPGLWRHPDDESWKFNDLDHWVELAKLLEEAKFHGIFIADVLGGYDVYKNSLDPAVISGAQWPVNEPLSVVPAMAAATKNICFGVTISTTYEQPYHLARRLATVDHLTKGRLGWNVVTSYLDSAARNIHGKATQLAHDDRYAQAEEYMKVMYKLFQSSWRDDAVILDRERGIYTDPALVREINHKGKFFDVPGPAITQPSPQRTPLLLQAGTSRAGKIFAAQHAEAIFTSAHSPAVCAKSITEIRELARTEFGRDGNRIKVLALVTPILGRTEEEAQAKHAEYRKYASTEGALALFGGWTGIDLDQYGDDEELREVESNAVKSTVTGYAKFSPQNSKWTKHTVAEHVAIGGNGPIIVGTPEQVADGLERWVEEGGVDGFNFAYALFPQSFKDIIELLLPELRKRGLFWDDYAVPGGTYRENFYGEPGQKHPLPEHVAAKFQWRAGVPAEEHQIPE encoded by the exons ATGGCTGCTACCACCCCAGCTGTTCAGACCAGGCAAAAAAAGCCACTCATCGTCAATGCATTCGTTGAAATGT GCAGTGGGCACCAGTCCCCAGGACTTTGGCGGCACCCTGACGATGAGTCCTGGAAGTTCAATGATCTTGACCATTGGGTTGAGCTTGCCAAGTTGCTAGAGGAGGCCAAGTTCCACGGCATTTTCATTGCTGATGTTTTGG GTGGTTATGATGTTTACAAGAATTCTCTGGACCCTGCTGTCATCAGCGGCGCTCAGTGGCCAGTGAACGAGCCTCTCTCCGTGGTGCCAgccatggcggcggcgaccaAGAACATTTGTTTCGGCGTCACCATTTCCACCACCTACGAACAACCGTACCATCTTGCCAGACGTCTTGCCACAGTCGACCATCTCACCAAGGGAAG acTCGGCTGGAACGTCGTAACCTCCTACCTCGACTCCGCCGCCCGCAACATCCACGGCAAGGCCACCCAGCTCGCCCACGACGACCGCTACGCCCAGGCGGAGGAGTACATGAAGGTCATGTACAAGCTCTTCCAGTCCTCCTGGCGTGACGACGCCGTCATCCTCGACCGCGAGAGGGGCATCTACACCGACCCTGCCCTCGTCAGAGAGATCAACCACAAGGGTAAGTTCTTCGACGTCCCCGGCCCCGCCAtcacccaaccctccccccagcgCACCCCCTTGCTCCTCCAAGCCGGCACCTCCCGCGCCGGCAAGATCTTTGCCGCTCAGCACGCCGAAGCCATCTTCACCTCCGCTCACTCCCCGGCCGTCTGCGCCAAGAGCATCACCGAGATCCGCGAGCTAGCTCGTACTGAGTTCGGCAGAGACGGGAACAGGATCAAGGTTCTGGCTTTGGTCACCCCGATTCTGGGAAGgacagaagaggaggcgCAGGCTAAACACGCCGAGTACCGCAAGTACGCCTCGACCGAGGGTGCCCTGGCTTTGTTTGGCGGTTGGACAGGCATCGATCTTGATCAGTAcggtgacgatgaggagctgAGAGAGGTCGAGAGCAACGCTGTCAAGTCTACTGTCACTGGGTACGCCAAGTTTTCGCCGCAAAACTCCAAGTGGACGAAGCACACTGTTGCTGAGCATGTTGCTATTGGTGGGAACGGGCCGATCATTGTTGGCACGCCCGAGCAGGTTGCCgatgggttggagaggtgggtggaggagggtggggtgGACGGGTTTAACTTT GCTTACGCTCTCTTCCCGCAATCCTTCAAGGATATCATCGAGCTGCTTCTCCCAGAGCTGCGGAAGCGTGGTCTTTTCTGGGATGACTACGCCGTCCCAGGCGGCACATATCGCGAGAACTTCTATGGTGAGCCGGGACAGAAGCACCCACTACCTGAGCACGTTGCTGCCAAGTTCCAGTGGAGGGCTGGTGTGCCAGCGGAGGAGCACCAGATTCCGGAATAA